The following is a genomic window from Neofelis nebulosa isolate mNeoNeb1 chromosome 12, mNeoNeb1.pri, whole genome shotgun sequence.
TTAGGTATTTATTGGTAGACAGTTATTTTGTTTCCTATGTTCATTCACAAATATGGCTGTGATAAATGCCTTTTTTGAGAGATACCGGCCCTCCACTCATTGAATCATTAGAACTTTCTCCCAGGGGTGGAACTGCTGAGTTATGTGGGCTTTCcaggtttttccttttcctgggcAAACTGCTCTCCAGAGAGGCCATAGAACAGTGTATAGAGGCAGTATGATGGTTTATGGGCTCCTAACTACCTtgtgttcccttcccttcctcgcTCTCCCAGGTGGACATCTGCCCAGCTGGGGCTGTAGGTGTCAGAGCTCCTGGTTTTCTTCCATCCCAACTCTCCTCCAAAGCCTGATACAGCCCTAATTCCAGCTGGCCATATCTTGATGGGAGACCAAGTATTCAGATCTCCCCACCATGTGTGctcatgagcacacacacacacacacacaccccataccACACACGCAAAGGAGCAGGCAGTCACCTTCACCAAAGTCTGAGCCCGGCCTGGTGAGGATGGTGCTGAGCAATCCATGACAGAGTTGGGACACTCTGGAGACCACCTGTTCAGCCTTTTCATGATGCACATGGGTAACAGGCTTAGGGACTTGCTCCAGCCACCCAGAACACCCATGTCACGGGCAGAGGCAGGTCCCAGAGCTCTGGGCTCAGTGCACAAGATCTTCTTAGTCATTCTGTTCACTCCAATTGAACCAGCTTTCATTCAGCACTGCTCCATGCTGGGCACTAGGACTTCCATGGCTGCAGCTCTCACACGGGGCAAATCCCGTGCAGCACTCATGGCCACAGCACATCGTTCACAGGCAGACGCTTCTGTGTGCACAGCCCCAGCTCGTGGGCGTAGACAGGATGGCTTCTCTAACAGAAGCCACTGCCCTTGGCCTCTGAAATCATAGCATATCCCTGTCACTATGGAATCCTGCTTGTGGCACCAACTGTaatgtttgcttttcattctctGGAAAGGCTGGGAGAGCCACTGGGAGGAGTGGGAGATAAGCTGGGGCAGAATTCCATGGAGAAgcagcttacacacacacacacacacacacacacacacacatatgctcacacacgcacacacacacatgcaccattGCAATTAAGAAAGAGCTATAGAAATATTATGAATGAGGATTCTGAATATAGAGTCTGGGCAAttgcagctgagagcctggaaatCCTCTCTACAAAGGCAGACAGGTCTTCCCATAAGCTAGCTGCTTGTGTAGAACACAAGAATGGAGGCAGAGAGCCAGAATATTACCCAAGAATAAAGTATAAAcataaaaggacaaagaaaaaacattCCGTAGTCACCCCTGGCTAAGAATGTCACCAGGATTCTAATGAGCTGGGATTAGAAGTCAATGCCACATAACCTGCTGTCTGATGACTGTAGTCAGCATGGTTATTAAGAATTGTGTTAACTGGCCAGTGAGCTGCAAGTTGCCATTCCATAGTGTGGGTTCCATCACTCCAGTCAATCCTTGTGTTGGCTTCATAAAGTTCTGCCCCCTAAGGAACCTCCCCACAATTTCTATTAGTGTGTGTGAAAATAGGCAGATCCCAGTTCAGATGACAGTCAAGTCTGTGTTGCTGAGGCTGGGCAGGCTGAGGAAGCAATCCTCGTCATGGCTGAGCCTTTACCTAGGCTTCATTCTGTCTGGATGTGGGTTAACACTTTTATACAAGTTGCTTCCAAACGTTAATAAAGTTTACAGAAGCTTAAAACTTTGCCCATTCTAAGAATTGGATCAGCTTGGGGATTCTCCCCTCTGAGAATCTAAGAGAGCCCAGATTAGGTGAAATTTctatagaaagaaataatttacagCATTTTCCAGCTGTTGATCATAAAACAGAGGAAAAGTCCTCCTTGACTGGGGATTAGCTCTACTGGGCTCCAGTCCTGCCTCTATCAGCACCTTGCTCAGAAGACTCAGACAGGTCacacccctctctgggcctcagttgctTTTTCGGGCCATGAGAGGATGAAACATCAGAAAAACCCCTCGCACACAGTCGGCTGGAATATTTGAGGCTTTTCCTTGGTGCTAGTCTACTCTAAGCTCTGTTGTGTTCCACCCCCGACCCTCTCTCATCTAAAAGCTAAGGACACTCCCACTTACTGTCTCTTACAGCCATTTTTCTcttacacacacatgctctcctCTTATGTAGCACAGACTTGATGGCATACTAGATGCCTGAGACTCTTCTCAAGAAAGCCTGATGTGCTGTTTTTGTACTTTGCTGATGACAGAAGGGATGTCACATGGAAAAAGCCAACTGGTCCTCCCCCGTGGTGGGGTTCATTCTCCTGGGACTCTCAGCCCACCCAAGGCTGGAGAAAACATTCTTTGTGCTCATCCTGTCTATGTATCTGGTGATCCTGCTGGGCAATGGGGTCCTCATCCTGGTGACCATCCTTGACTCCCGCCTGCACacgcccatgtacttcttcctggggAACCTCTCCTTCCTGGACATCTGCTACACAACCTCTTCCATCCCTCTAGTCCTGGACGGCTTCCTCACTCCCAGGAAAACCATTTCCTTCTCAGGCTGTGCCATGCAGATGTTCCTCTCCTTTGCCATGGGAGCCACAGAGTGTGTGCTCCTGGGCATGATGGCATTTGatcgctatgtggccatctgtaacCCCCTTAGGTACCCTGTGGTCATGAGCAGGTCTGTCTATGTATCCATGGCTGTCAGCTCCTGGACAATTGGTGGGGCTGCTTCCGTGGTACACACATCCCTGACGATTCAGCTGCCTTTCTGCGGGAACAACGTCATCAACCACCTTGCCTGTGAGATCCTGGCTGTCCTGAAGTTGGCCTGTGTTGACATCTCCATCAATGTGATCAGCATGGGAGTGACAAATGTGATCTTCCTGGGGGTCCCAGTTCTGTTCATCTCCGTCTCTTATGTCTTCATCACTGCTACCATCCTGAGGATCCCTTCAGCTGAGGGGAGGAAAAAGGCCTTTTCTACCTGCTCTGCCCACCTCACTGTGGTGGTCATCTTCTATGGGACCTTATTTTTCATGTACAGGAAGCCCAAGTCTAAGGATCCCCTGGGGGCAGACAAAGAGGACCTTTCAGATAAGCTCATCCCTCTCTTCTATGGGGTGGTGACCCCCATGCTCAACCCCGTCATCTACAGCCTCAGGAACAAGGACGTGAAGGCTGCTGTGAGGAACCTGGTGGCTCAGAAATACTTCACCCAGTGATGGAGGAGGGGTCCTCTGTGGTTCCTACCTCCAAGGGAGCAAGGGTTTTGATCATTGCAGCTGCCACTCAAAAGCCAGGTGATGTTAACTGAAATGATCTCTTGCCCTCTAGTTCATTTTCAGGGATTGTGTAACTTTTCAGATTGTGTCTTCTGAGTTTTAGCCAGATATCTGAGAGCTTCAACAGATGCCAGGCAATAAATCGCTAATGTAATGTACAAAGACATTCTGAACACATCCTAAAACCGAGGAGAAAGGGACCATTAGGGCAAGCCGAATAGCCCATACTGTGTCTGAGCTACACAGTCAGTACACACAGGTGAGAGGGCTCTCACAGCAACTTTTTCATCCCTACTGGACTTCCCAGGACAGCCAGGAACAAGGAGGAAGTGGACATTTTCATTATTAGACTCAGTTTGCCTGAAATACTAAGAGGAGACAAAGACAAGGTCTCCAGACAGAGGGCTTTTGAGTGGAAATAATCTAGCCTGATGAACTGAATTGCTTTTTAGctatgagaaaattgaggcttatTTTTTCTCAATGCATTTCACATTATGAAACACTTCTTCTAAGTTAAATTCAAGGAGGATAGAGTTTGAATCTGATGTTTACCACTTATACAATTCCCAACAGAAAAGCCAGTTTTCTGTTAGATAATAACTCAGATTctggaagagagtgagagagagggagggagaggagaggaaggaaggaaggaaggaaggaaggaaggaaggaaggaaggaaggaaggaaggaaagaagggagggaaggaaggaaggaaagaaggaaggaaggaaggaaggaaagaagggaggaaggaaggaaggaaagaagggaggaagggaggaaggagacagaTAAATAGAGGCTAAAATTATTTGAAGAGTTTAGTGGGGTAAAATTTGACACATTTCTTTGTTCCAGAACTTCTCAAAGTCTTTAATATGTTAAAATACACCGTGAATGTCCAAGAGATGTAAAATCTGTAGCTTTTCTGAGCCTCCATAGCTCAGCACAATAAACACTGGGAAGCATTTTCTTACCTATAACCTTGGGCAGGTTGCTTAATCTTTCTCAgtctatttcttcatattttaacaCCTAACCATTTGATTTTAGACAAATTAGATAAGATACTATATAAATGAGTACTTATTTATGGTAAACTCAATAGAACTACAGGTGGTAGTGGTAATATCATGAATGCTGCACAGTGCTGTGTACCATGTGGAAATGAGCCAGACATTGTTCCTTTCTAGAACAATAGACAGAAAATGATTGAGAGTCTCAGAGATGGTAGTAGATGGATAGAAGCAGTTTTAGGCCAAggtatattaaattatatatttaatactttGAACACTGGCAGACTTATTTGAAAAGAATTTAGAAAGTGAATCCAATTTTGAGATTAGATCTTGGAAGTTTTTGCTTCAAGtgatatttaagttttattatatttatgaaaaGTGAATTGCATAAAGACGCATATTTTGTTAATACAATTTCACATCCTTATGTGAGTCCTGTTCCTGATTTCTACCATTACACCATTGCCAAGGATCTTGCTGTTGCAAATGCGCCCGTGACATCTAGCGGCCATTTAAGCAAACTTCAGACACTTAGCGCAAACAGTATCATTGTTTGAAGAGGCTAGGGGTTTTCTTGTTCAACCCTATCTACAGGATGCATGGAGTTCCTCTCCAATGACCCTGACCCTAGTCAACCGGCGTTTGCGTGGACACCTCCAGTGACAGAGAATTCAATACTTCCAGATTCTAGCTGTTTCACTCAGCCCTAGGAAACTCTTCCTTGAATTATGCTAAACTATATCCTCCTCTAGCTTCTGCCTTTAGTCCTAATTCAGCTCTGTGCCTCTACATGAGATGCACCTAATCTCTTTCCTTCTGATATATGAAGACAGGTCTTCTGGTGCCCTGAGtcccctccatccttcctccagTGCCAAAATCACCCAACTTTACCCAACTGCCAGGGGCTGAACTATACGTAGAGCTCCATCTAGTTTATTCCAACAATAGAAAGACTGTGAAAGTTCTGAAAATACCTtggaaataataatgatgttGCTAAGCTAACTCCATCTCCCCAGGATAGCCAAGATCAGACTGGCCAAGAGACACACTTTTGACCAAGCCCACCTTCTTGTCAGGCTGTCCTCTGCTCACTTGCTTTTCCATTGAGTAGTGGTGGCCATGTCCTTTTATATCATGAATGACATGTTCCTAATGTAAATGTTAAGTTAAAAATCATGTAAATAGTTTCCTCCAGGGATAATGGCTACTTCTACTCCCACCCTCCAATTTCACATTCCTTGCATTTCAAAGTCAGTCACTTATCTCCTGGTCCATGCTTTCAAGAAGAACAAGATGCATCAACAGTAACAAGATGACAGAAGACtgaggaaaatttttctttgacctAGGTCTTCAGTCTTAAAAACTATGGCTATGGTACCACACAATATAGGAATCCATCCCCCAAATGAAAAGAATCAGAATGTCTAAACTTTAAAAGATTACTGGTCTTTACCACAATGACGTTTGTTTCATGGATGATTGCTGGACCATAGCTAGTGGTTGACTGGATGGCTGGGAATGCTTGggattaagggttttttttttatcgctTTGCAGGGGAGTTGATCACTTTGGGGGATGTCGTGGCTCTAGAAGCTGAATTAGGTTTTAGGGTTGATTAGGCTTGAGGAAAGGAAGATCACTGAGTATGTCTGGATTGATGGTGATTGTATTTGGTGAGGTTGATGGAATGACTTGATTAGGTAAGAACTTTGATAAGATACATAACTCCTGGtctaacatcaaaataaaaagaaaggtttcAACTATAAGTTTGGTCATTTTAAGAAGTAACCTTTTTGGTTTGCCAAATATAAAAACTTTGAAGTCAAAACGGGCTAtgcttagttatttttttaaaaaattaaaatgttcaattCTCTCTCCAGCCTTTCCTTGTGCTTTGGTACCTCAGCGTCAATATTCATTTCATTTGAGGCCCACCCGGTCTCTTAAAAAGCCAGCCACAAATAGCTCTCAATAGCACCTCTGGGCAGACACCAAAGAAGTAAATCTGATCCTACGTAAAATGTAGTGGCTTGCCAATGTTTTTGCCAGTTAGGAATTATAAGAATTTAGccatagaatttgaaaataaatcgaAGTctctttttagccattttttgtttttagtacagACCAAGATCCTATTCATTGCAAAATGTTTTCATAGGCATGAATGCTTGTGTTTGATCCAGGAATAATAAATGATTGACTGTTACCCagcagcagggtggggtgggattcctggcactttgatttttttaagcaaaggaaaaaacaactgAGCAGAAATTGTTCTTTCAACAGCTTTTTGTGGAAATGTAGATTAAAGAgactaggtttttaaaaaatcccttatTGCAGTAATTACAAATACGGTTGCATGAAGCTAGTGGAAATACTGCTTGAGTCAGTATAAGTTATCTGACCTAGACGTTGCCTCGAGGGGCATCAACTAACAAGACATCTTCAGTTTATTAgcttttttatcttaatgagttctgggttaaaatgttttcttcttaaatataaatatttgcttttgctAAAGCTAATTTGAAATTCTTTGGTGTTGACTTGAGTATGCACAGAAAAGTTCAGTTTTGCTGGAAGAAGCTAGGAAATCCACTGTGGAAATTTAAAAACGGCTAATGTGTTATAAATCATTACATTTCATTGTGCAAATTTTTACAAtatagaataatatttaaaattatttagaaacaaaCCTTGATGCTGGGCATCACAAAAGAAAAGTTTGTCTCATTTAAGAAGTGCTCTAAACCGACAGTTCTTAGACTTTTTGTCCTGAAGattaacaaaacttaaaagactGATGATACTATGTGACGTGGATGAGGATAGAGGGAAATAAATACTCTCACATTCTGCTGGTGCTAATGGAAAGTAGGTCAATtgtttaatataatgttataataTTAGGTAGACCTGCAGAATAAGGAGgctgaataaagaaaagaaaatttaaccatcttccaagaaagaaatcaaaggggCCTAAAAGTCAAAGTCCTGTTTCACAAGCGGTGTCCCCATACGTTTactgggagggagaggaatgCCAGGTTTAGCAAATCAATATACAGAATGCCTGATTCAgttcaaatttcaaataaacaatgaatgctttcataaatatatacataaaatatataaactttttaaagtattcattGTTTACTTGAAAGTGAAATTATACTGGGCAACCTGTGTTTTATCTGGCAGCCctaatttaatataaaacaataagaggtgactgggtgggtcagttggttgagcatctaacttttgatttagcctcaggtcatgatctcatggttcgtgggatcaagccccgcatctggctccgtgctgacagcatgaacctgctcgggattctctctctctttctccctctctctctgcctctcccctactcgtgaactctctctctctctctctctctctctctctctctctcagagtaaataaacatgaaaaaattattataataacaaAAGAGGAAACTTTTACCTTGGATTGCTGCTAAAAATCCCACCCTGGGTCTTCTCTTTTATGATGTCCCTTCCCCTGGGGAATGATTACTGCCAAAGTTCTGTCACAAGAATTGCTCAgctagtttctttattttatccttATCCTTGGGTCTGTCTTACAGTATCCTCCAATATTCCTccttcattttgtctttcttttccatgtATAAGCCTTTTCGATTTCATGTTGCAGTTAACAGCTGCATTCAACATTCAGTTAGCAGTACATTCAAGAGCCCATCCTCTTATCTATCTCAAAACTAGGGAAGGGCAGGAGACACCAAATCCAGAACAGAAAGTACAAATAACAAGCTAAATCTTTGGGGTGCTCAGCTGCAAAGGACAATTGTTTCACTACTCTTGGTGCTTTGAGAAGTAAACGACAGCCTAGAATAGACAAGCGAGGACAAGATTCTTTCAAGAACATGAAGTTTACCTGGAGCCTGATTAGTTCCAATCCCACTTATTCTGATTTGCAACCATCCTCCTCTACCACCACCCAGACCTTTGGAGGCTTAAGAGGGCCTGttacaaatataagaaaatatagtcAAAGCAAATACTGAAAATTATATAGACATGTGGACACTGATTTGATATTTGATATGAAGGAGTTGCTCTTAAATGTTTTGGGGTATAATAATGGTAATGTACTTATAGCTTTAATCAGAGTCCTTACGTTTTTAAGTACATCCTGGAATATTTTCAGGTCAAATGATATTTTTGGAATTAGCTTCTGAAGGTAGGAGGTGGACTGTGTGCAAGTATAGATGAAACAAATAAGCTTGTTGCAAGTGGGTAATGGGTGCCTGGGAGCACAATATACACTCTCTATGCTCTTGGGTATGTTTGAAATTTGCCAtaatcagaaattttaaataaaaatcatcataCTCATTCAGTGGAATATTAATTCAGCCTTAACAAGGAAGAAGCTTCTGGCAcctgctataacatggatgaaccctgaagacattatgctaaatgaaaccagtcaccaaaaaaacaaatactgtatgattccatttatatgaggtacctagagtattaacattcatagagacagaaagcagaacggtggctgccaggggctgggggacagggaaATGGGGAGCTAATGTTTAACTGGAACAGAGTTTTCATTTTGGAAGACGAAGAGTCCTGTAGGCAGATGCCGGTGATGGCCGCACAAGTGAATGTACTTCATACTGCTCaactatacactttaaaatggtaaatgttggggctcctgggtggctcagtcagttaagtgtcgaacttcagctcaggtcatgatctcccagttcatgagttcaagccccgtgtggggctctgtgccagcagcctggagcccacttcagattctgggtctccctctctctctgcccctcccccactggtgtccacgctcacgctctctctttatgtctcaaaactaaacattaaaaatttttttcaataaaatggtaaatgttacgCATaccttaccacaataaaaatgataccaatttcattttataggtaaaaaatGCTACTCTCATAATGgataacacaaataaaaatagaaaatagcaataaaatcTGAATACAGGGGattagaaaactaaattttagtTCTTGAAGAataaacacacattctttttttttttaatttgagagagtgagagagtgagagcatgagtaggggagagagacaaagggggaggggggaaagagagagagagggggagagagagaatcccaagcagtctccacgctcagcgtggagccgAACTCAGGGCTCAatgccacaaccctgggatcactaCTTGGGCGGAAACTAAgaatcagacattcaactgactgagccatccaggtgccctaaaacacacattatttttaagataaaaaaaaaaatctacctcttAATCTCCTGAAATGGCAAAATTGAACTtccctttaaatgtattttatatttgaatttaccaaataaaaagaaacaataacaaacaaattactaaaaattatcataggaggggcacctgggtggctcagttggttaagtgtctagctcttggtttcggcccaggtcatgatctcacagtcgtgacttcaagccccgcatcgggttctgtgctgacagtgtggaacctgcttgggattctctctctccctctctcgctctgcccctcccctgcgctcgctcactctctctttctctctcaaaataaataaactttaaaaaataccataggAAATACAGCAAGCATTGCCATCAGACACTGTTTACCCAAATGGTTAAGTATGACAATTTCTGTAAGCCATGTGTCCTCACACCCCCTAAGAACCAGATGACAAAGTCAGCTGGGAGTCCTGATATTTCCGAGATTCCTGAATGGGGCAACTTCCCCAGCACATGCCTGCTGCTCTTCCACATTCATTGTGCATTCTAGGGGTCATTACTTTTCATTCCAGTCCCTTTGGCCAAATCCCAGGAGCTTTTccacacaaaacaaaagcaggaagCAGATAAAATGACAAAGCAGCAACTCTTTCACTAAGAAAATTCCACCACGAGGCTCAAGGTGGTAAGTTTGTTCTCAAAACTAAACATCTCACGCCGGCattcactgtttttcattttctattgccCTGAAAGA
Proteins encoded in this region:
- the LOC131490850 gene encoding olfactory receptor 2S2; amino-acid sequence: MEKANWSSPVVGFILLGLSAHPRLEKTFFVLILSMYLVILLGNGVLILVTILDSRLHTPMYFFLGNLSFLDICYTTSSIPLVLDGFLTPRKTISFSGCAMQMFLSFAMGATECVLLGMMAFDRYVAICNPLRYPVVMSRSVYVSMAVSSWTIGGAASVVHTSLTIQLPFCGNNVINHLACEILAVLKLACVDISINVISMGVTNVIFLGVPVLFISVSYVFITATILRIPSAEGRKKAFSTCSAHLTVVVIFYGTLFFMYRKPKSKDPLGADKEDLSDKLIPLFYGVVTPMLNPVIYSLRNKDVKAAVRNLVAQKYFTQ